The following proteins are co-located in the Sphaeramia orbicularis chromosome 24, fSphaOr1.1, whole genome shotgun sequence genome:
- the lft1 gene encoding lefty1 has protein sequence MDFLRVCAFLCVVFVGFAKAFTHEDMKDALLKKLGLDEVPTIHKRDLENLVIPAHIRNKYSSMLKMHHSRRRRSLPSLAGILRGIPGNADISGEYVYSDTTRHRMVFDMEARIPDNSEVTMAELKLYQRTSYHRRFSAERKHHRPVNNARVSIYWVEVLPNGSNRTSLVDSRLIPIHETGWKSFDVTQAVHYWSKTQQKTPMHLEVWIEGERPGSYAAEMAKSVRFTTQEQTDNTLGKPELVLYTLNLEEYGSRGDCDVSHNKDTCCREQYFINFRALTWTQYWIIEPAGYQAFRCTGACKQPKRNYGYGERRCTASESAPLPIMYLVKKGDYTEIEVAEFPNMIVERCACTMDNVSIV, from the exons ATGGATTTTCTCCGGGTTTGCGCATTCCTGTGCGTCGTCTTCGTCGGTTTCGCCAAGGCTTTTACGCATGAGGATATGAAGGACGCGCTGCTGAAGAAACTGGGCTTGGATGAAGTTCCTACAATCCATAAAAGGGATTTGGAGAACCTTGTTATTCCGGCACACATCAGAAATAAGTACTCATCCATGCTGAAGATGCACCACAGCAGGAGACGCAGATCCCTGCCGAGTCTGGCGGGCATCCTCAGGGGAATCCCTGGCAATGCAG ATATCTCCGGGGAGTACGTGTACTCTGACACAACTCGGCATCGCATGGTGTTCGACATGGAGGCGAGGATCCCTGATAACAGTGAGGTGACCATGGCGGAGCTCAAGCTCTACCAGAGGACGTCTTACCACAGGCGCTTCTCTGCGGAGAGGAAGCACCACCGGCCGGTCAATAACGCCAGGGTGAGCATCTACTGGGTGGAGGTGCTTCCGAACGGCTCCAACCGGACGTCGCTGGTCGATTCACG GTTGATTCCCATTCATGAGACCGGCTGGAAGAGCTTTGATGTGACACAGGCGGTGCATTATTGGTCCAAAACCCAACAGAAGACACCTATGCACCTGGAGGTGTGGATCGAGGGCGAGAGACCTGGCAGCTACGCGGCAGAGATGGCCAAGAGTGTCCGCTTTACCACCCAGGAGCAGACGGACAACACCTTGGGGAAGCCCGAGTTGGTCCTCTACACACTCAACCTCGAAGAGTACGG CTCTCGTGGCGATTGTGATGTCAGTCATAACAAAGACACCTGCTGCAGGGAACAGTACTTCATTAACTTCCGTGCACTCACCTGGACACAATACTGGATCATTGAGCCGGCGGGCTACCAGGCCTTCAGGTGCACCGGGGCCTGCAAGCAACCCAAGCGCAACTACGGTTACGGGGAGAGAAGGTGCACGGCATCAGAGAGCGCCCCTTTACCCATCATGTACCTGGTGAAGAAGGGGGACTACACGGAAATAGAAGTGGCAGAGTTCCCCAATATGATTGTAGAACGGTGTGCATGCACAATGGACAATGTCTCCATAGTATGA